One Halichoerus grypus chromosome 1, mHalGry1.hap1.1, whole genome shotgun sequence genomic region harbors:
- the LOC118554728 gene encoding transmembrane epididymal protein 1A-like: protein MGTFQGHLLAGMFFLIFSLYYSVMVSLALLRGQRSLRSPLPPREKRGHRWWQLVSVQGMMKLVVSLGGIIPEFFYPPGVNRMRIIDWEDPRRPFLFYDNWDHVTMYGFFMLSGVVDTVSQSCQAWQNVKLERAAEALAFWVLTLLMVAHLENKGTLEIRVHGLFVALTFLVSLVLTVEVWVPDQPTLWVLKTWMGLALSSWMLQLSVLMYVPPSGQPWRAENPGDLAFLTIFFCWHLGLGAAMLAAVYGLCSLWHRHFSSWREVPGAKYQLCPRGYGNEELEKLGTEVMLQDGGI, encoded by the coding sequence ATGGGCACCTTCCAGGGACACCTGCTGGCGGGGAtgttcttcctcatcttctcCCTCTACTACTCAGTGATGGTGTCCTTGGCCCTGCTGCGGGGACAGAGGTCTCTCAGGTCCCCTTTACCCCCAAGGGAGAAGCGAGGACACAGGTGGTGGCAGCTGGTATCTGTGCAAGGGATGATGAAGTTGGTCGTCTCCCTGGGTGGCATCATTCCTGAGTTCTTCTACCCCCCAGGAGTAAACCGGATGAGGATAATAGACTGGGAGGACCCTCGGCGGCCATTCTTGTTCTATGACAACTGGGATCATGTCACCATGTATGGGTTTTTCATGCTCAGCGGTGTGGTGGACACCGTGAGCCAGTCATGTCAAGCATGGCAGAACGTCAAGCTGGAGCGAGCAGCTGAGGCCCTGGCCTTCTGGGTGCTCACACTGTTGATGGTTGCCCACCTGGAGAACAAGGGCACCTTGGAGATCCGCGTGCATGGGCTGTTCGTAGCGCTCACCTTCCTGGTTAGCCTGGTGCTCACCGTAGAGGTCTGGGTCCCTGACCAACCCACGCTGTGGGTGCTCAAGACCTGGATGGGGCTGGCGCTCAGCAGCTGGATGCTGCAGCTCTCCGTGCTAATGTACGTTCCTCCCTCGGGGCAGCCCTGGAGAGCAGAAAACCCTGGGGACCTCGCCTTCCTCACCATCTTCTTCTGCTGGCACCTGGGCTTGGGGGCGGCCATGCTGGCCGCTGTCTATGGTCTCTGCAGCCTCTGGCACCGTCACTTCTCCTCCTGGAGGGAGGTCCCAGGTGCCAAGTACCAGCTGTGCCCCAGAGGCTACGGCAACGAAGAGCTGGAGAAGCTGGGGACAGAGGTCATGCTGCAGGATGGGGGCATCTAG